The sequence CACCTGGGGTTCGCCCGGCGCCTGACCAGCGTGGGGCAGGTCTATCCCCGGTCGCTGGACTACGAGGTGGTCACGGCGCTGGTGCAGCTGGCGGCCTCTCCTTCCTCGCTGGCCAAGACGGTCCGGCTGATGGCCGGGCACGAGCTGGTCACCGAGGGGTTCGCCGAGGGGCAGGTGGGGTCTTCGGCGATGCCGCACAAGATGAACACCCGTTCCTGTGAGCGGGTCAACGGGCTGACGGTGGTCTTGCGCGGTTACGCCTCCATGGTCGGGGAGCTGGCGGGCGACCAGTGGAACGAGGGGGACGTGTCGTGCTCGGTGGTGCGGCGGGTGGCGCTGCCGGATGCGTTCTTCGCCTTCGACGGGCTGGTCGAGACGATGCTGACGGTGCTGTCGGAGTTCGGCGCGTTCCCGGCGGTCATCGCCGCCGAGCTGGACCGGTATCTGCCGTTCCTGGCGACGACGAAGATGCTGATGGCCGCGGTGCGGGCCGGGGTGGGCCGGGAGAGCGCCCATGAGCTGATCAAGGAGCACGCGGTCGCCTCGGCGCTGGCGATGCGTGAGCGGGGCGCCGGAAACGAGCTGCTGGAGCGCCTGGCGGCCGACGAGCGTTTCCCGCTGGACGCCGCGCAGCTGGCCGAGCTGCTGGAGCAGCGGATCGCGTTCACCGGTGCGGCGGCCGAGCAGGTGGAGGCGGTCGTGGCGCGCGTCGGTGAGGTCGTCGCCCGCTATCCCGCCGCGGCCGCCTACGCTCCCGGGGCGATCCTCTGAAAGGGATGCGGCCGCGGTGAAGGGGACGGAGCTGCGGGCCGCCGCGGAGGTGGCGGCCGCCTGCGAGGACGACACGCTGCTGGTGTGGGCGGCGCAGGGGATGCGCGACGGGGTGCGGGCCTGGACGCTGGGGGAGGCGGTGGCGGTGGCCAGCCCGGAGCTGAACCGGCGTGATCGCCTGACGGTGCGGGGCCAGGCGTCGCAGGTGGCGGCCCTGGTACGGCTGGCACTGCCGGAGCTGGGGCCCTCCTACCGGCTGCTGGGCGATCGGGCGTTGATCGTGGAGCTGGGGGAGCGGCTGCCCGGGACCGGGCAGGCGCGGCCGTTCGAGTGGATGGACACCGGCGCGAACACCGGCAGGGAGGGGGCCGCGGCGGACGGGGCGGATCCGGGGCGGGCCGGGTGGCTGGAGGGCGCCGACGAGGAGGTGGGCGCCCTGCTGGCCGGGGCGTCGCCGTCGTCGTGGGCGGTCCCCGGCCTGCCGGGGGTGCGCCGCTGGGCGGGACTGCGCGCGGCGGGCGGAGCCCTGGTGGCCACGGCCGCCGACGCCTGGTCGTGCCCGCAGGTCGGGTTCGTCGCCGGAGTGGCCACCGACGCCGCCCATCGGGGCCGCGGGTATGCCCGGCGGGTGTGCCGGTTCGCCTTCGCCGCCCTGGCCGCCGAGCACGGGCGGGTGGCCCTGATGGTCGACACCGACAACCGCGCCGCCATCGGCGTCTACGAGCGTCTGGGCATGCGCGGGCGCCCGGTGGCGGCCGCGACCATGGGCGGGACCACGGACGGGTGAGCCGGCGGCGGGCGGCGGGCGGCGGAAAACCTGGTGCGTGGGGCGGCCACGCCCGGCAAAGTGGACGAAATGATGTCCAGTTTTGTGCCTGGTCTGGAGCTTTCGCGCAACTTCTATGAGCAGGTCGTGCAGCCGATGGTCGCCGATGTGCCGCACAGCGCGGCGCTGATCGGCGCCGGCTCCGAGGTGCTGGCGTTCGACACCGAGCGCTCCACCGACCACGACTGGGGACCCCGGGTGGTGCTGTTCGTCGCCCCCGAGACAGCCGGCGCGCTGCGGACGTCCATCACCGCCGCCCTGCCGGCCACCTTCGGCGGCTACCCCACCGCGTTCGGCGACGGGCACGGCATCCAGGTCACCGGGCCCTCCGCCTGGCTGACGGAGCGGCTCGGCTTCGATCCGCTGGCGCAGATCAGCGCGCTGGACTGGCTGTCCACCCCCTGGCAGCGGCTGGCGGAGGTCACCCGCGGAGAGGTCTTCCACGACGGCCTGCAGGTCCTGGAACCCACCCGCAGCGCCCTGCGCTGGTATCCGGGAGACCTGTGGCGGTATGTGCTGGCCTGTCAGTGGCGACGCCTGGCCCAGCAGGAAGCCTTCCCCGGCCGGTGCGGAGAGGTCGGCGACGACCTCGGCTCGGCCGTGCTGACCGCGAGCCTGACCCGTGACCTGATGCGGCTGGCCCTGCTGATGCGCCGCCGCTACCCGCCGTACGCCAAATGGCTCGGCAGCGCCTTCACCCGCCTGCCGGGCACGGCCGAGATCGGCCAGGCACTGTCCGGCGCGCTGGCCGCCGACGGCTGGCGCGAGCGGCAACACCATCTGGGCCGCGCCTATGAGCGGGTGGCCCAGATGCACAACCGGCTCGGCCTGAGCCGGCCGCTGGAGACCACCACCCGCGGCTACTACCAGCGGCCCTTCGAGGTCATCGACGGCCTGCGGTTCGCCGACGCGCTCACCGAGGCCATCACCGACCCGTGGGTGCGGGCCCTGCCACCGCTCGGCTCGGTCGACCAGTTCGGCGACTCCACCGATCTGCTCACCTGCCCCCGACGCTGCCGGGCGGTGACGCGGGCGGCGCTGGAAGGGCACTGAGGAAAAGCGCCGGAAAAAAGGGGGAGTGGGGCCGCCGGGGAGACGGGAGAGCCCCGCCGGCGCGGCGCAGCCCACCCCCGCACCGGGGACGAGATGCCTCGCCGAGGCCATGTACGGCGAGGCCGCCCCCGGCACACCCCCGGCCCCTGCACCCCCGGAGCCCGTCGTCCCGCTACGGGGCCGCACGCCCCGGCGCGCGGGGGACGCCTCAGCGCTAGCGCTGGGCGCGGTCGGCGTTGGCGTGAATGGCGTCACGGATGTAGACGCTCAGACCGGTGGCAGCCGACTCGTAGCCGGCCGAGAACCGGGGATCGGCCACATACATCTCGCCCAGGCCCCGGTGGATGTCATAGGAGCAGTCGTAGCACCAGCGGGTGATGTGCGCCCGGTGCTCTTCGGCCAGCTCCATCGCCCGCTCACCGCCGGCCGGCAGGCCCTCGGCGAGGGCCCTGGCGAAACCCTCCACCGTCTGGGCCGCCTCGGCTTTGAAACGGACCCAGTCGGCCGCGGTCATCGCGGTCATGCGCCGCTGCGACTGCGCGAACGCCTCGCCGCCGCCCCAGCGTTCGCGCGCCTGGGCGTCGTGCGCTTCGGGGACGAAATCACCGAATATCTCAAAGCGTTCCTCCGGGGTCAGCGAGATGTCCATACTGTGTGCCTCCATGGCGTGCTCCACCGCCGCGGCCATCGTCTGCAACCGGCTGATGCGCCGCATGAGCAGCTCGTGCTGGCGCCGCAGATGCGTCAGCGCGTCGGTGCCGCTCTCGTCGAGGATGACCGCGATCTCCTCCAGGGGGAAGCCGAGCTCACGGTAGAACAGCACGTGCTGCAGCCGCTGCAGGTCCGCCTCGCTGTAGCGGCGGTAACGCGCAGCGGTGCGCTGCCCGGGTGACATCAGGCCGATGTTGTCGTAGTGGTGCAGCGTGCGCACGCTCACCCCGGCGAGCCGGGCCACCTGCCCGACCGAATAACCCATGCCCCCCCTTTTTCCTGTGTCGTTTCCGACCCGGCCCAGCATGTGCCCTGCCGTTACGTGAGGGTCAAGCCGGCCCGATGCCGCGCAGCCCCGGCCGGGCAACCCCGGGCCCGACCGGCGCAGGCCCGCCAGGGGGAGGGCCTGCGTGGCGCGCCCGCCTTCCGCATACGCGCCCGCTACGGCAGGCCGCCGGACAACCCCTGGCCCGACTGGCGCAGCGTGATGTTGAGCCGTCCCTGGATC comes from Streptosporangium roseum DSM 43021 and encodes:
- a CDS encoding MerR family transcriptional regulator — encoded protein: MGYSVGQVARLAGVSVRTLHHYDNIGLMSPGQRTAARYRRYSEADLQRLQHVLFYRELGFPLEEIAVILDESGTDALTHLRRQHELLMRRISRLQTMAAAVEHAMEAHSMDISLTPEERFEIFGDFVPEAHDAQARERWGGGEAFAQSQRRMTAMTAADWVRFKAEAAQTVEGFARALAEGLPAGGERAMELAEEHRAHITRWCYDCSYDIHRGLGEMYVADPRFSAGYESAATGLSVYIRDAIHANADRAQR
- a CDS encoding DUF4037 domain-containing protein encodes the protein MMSSFVPGLELSRNFYEQVVQPMVADVPHSAALIGAGSEVLAFDTERSTDHDWGPRVVLFVAPETAGALRTSITAALPATFGGYPTAFGDGHGIQVTGPSAWLTERLGFDPLAQISALDWLSTPWQRLAEVTRGEVFHDGLQVLEPTRSALRWYPGDLWRYVLACQWRRLAQQEAFPGRCGEVGDDLGSAVLTASLTRDLMRLALLMRRRYPPYAKWLGSAFTRLPGTAEIGQALSGALAADGWRERQHHLGRAYERVAQMHNRLGLSRPLETTTRGYYQRPFEVIDGLRFADALTEAITDPWVRALPPLGSVDQFGDSTDLLTCPRRCRAVTRAALEGH
- a CDS encoding GNAT family N-acetyltransferase — translated: MKGTELRAAAEVAAACEDDTLLVWAAQGMRDGVRAWTLGEAVAVASPELNRRDRLTVRGQASQVAALVRLALPELGPSYRLLGDRALIVELGERLPGTGQARPFEWMDTGANTGREGAAADGADPGRAGWLEGADEEVGALLAGASPSSWAVPGLPGVRRWAGLRAAGGALVATAADAWSCPQVGFVAGVATDAAHRGRGYARRVCRFAFAALAAEHGRVALMVDTDNRAAIGVYERLGMRGRPVAAATMGGTTDG
- the purB gene encoding adenylosuccinate lyase, yielding MTAKPRIPNVLAARYASAELARLWSPEYKVVAERRLWLAVLAAQAELGVSVAPQAVADYDKVVEQVDLASIAERERVTRHDVKARIEEFNALAGHEHVHKGMTSRDLTENVEQLQIRDSLLVVRDRCVALLARLGGLAAEHSGTVMAGRSHNVAAQSTTLGKRFASAADELLVAFARLEELIARYPLRGIKGPVGTAQDMLDLLGGDRGRLAELEDRVAGHLGFARRLTSVGQVYPRSLDYEVVTALVQLAASPSSLAKTVRLMAGHELVTEGFAEGQVGSSAMPHKMNTRSCERVNGLTVVLRGYASMVGELAGDQWNEGDVSCSVVRRVALPDAFFAFDGLVETMLTVLSEFGAFPAVIAAELDRYLPFLATTKMLMAAVRAGVGRESAHELIKEHAVASALAMRERGAGNELLERLAADERFPLDAAQLAELLEQRIAFTGAAAEQVEAVVARVGEVVARYPAAAAYAPGAIL